In one Melopsittacus undulatus isolate bMelUnd1 chromosome 4, bMelUnd1.mat.Z, whole genome shotgun sequence genomic region, the following are encoded:
- the LOC117436057 gene encoding interferon-like: MPAPATPHTRLGLLLLLTALATGLACHHQPAHDATFPWRSLQLLQAMAPSPTQPCHHQQPPLFPDTLLHSTHPQQAAATALRILQHLFHTLSSPSTPQHWHNHPRQQLLNGLQHRIQRLQHCLPHNATLFPQQGPRNPLLTINKYFRHIHHFLRAHNHSACAWDHVRLEARLCFQHVHNLTRTART; this comes from the coding sequence ATGCCTGCGCCCGCAACACCACACACCCGCCTtgggctcctgctcctcctgacGGCTCTCGCCACCGGCCTCGCCTGCCACCACCAGCCTGCCCACGACGCCACCTTCCCCTGGCgcagcctccagctcctccaggccatggctcccagccccacacagccctgccaccaccagcagccgCCCCTCTTCCCCGACAccctcctgcacagcacccacccGCAGCAAGCCGCCGCCACCGCCCTCCGCATACTCCAGCACCTCTTCCACaccctcagcagccccagcaccccccagcaCTGGCACAACCACCCGCGCCAACAGCTCCTCAACGGCCTCCAGCACCGCATCCAGCgcctccagcactgcctgccgCACAACGCCACGCTCTTCCCGCAACAAGGGCCCCGCAACCCGCTCCTCACCATCAACAAATACTTCCGACACATCCACCACTTCCTGCGCGCCCACAACCACAGCGCCTGCGCCTGGGACCACGTCCGCCTCGAAGCTCGCCTCTGCTTCCAGCACGTGCACAACCTCACCCGCACCGCCCGCACTTAG
- the LOC101879619 gene encoding interferon-like: protein MPAPATPHTRLGLGAQPLLLLLTALATGLACHHQPAHDATFPWRSLQLLQAMAPSPTQPCHHQQPPLFPDTLLHSTHPQQAAATALRILQHLFHTLSSPSTPQHWHNHPRQQLLNGLQHRIQRLQHCLPHNATLFPQQGPRNPLLTINKYFRHIHHFLRAHNHSACAWDHVRLEARLCFQHVHNLTRTART, encoded by the coding sequence ATGCCTGCGCCCGCAACACCACACACCCGCCTTGGGCTCGGCGCCCAACcgctcctgctcctcctgacGGCTCTCGCCACCGGCCTCGCCTGCCACCACCAGCCTGCCCACGACGCCACCTTCCCCTGGCgcagcctccagctcctccaggccatggctcccagccccacacagccctgccaccaccagcagccgCCCCTCTTCCCCGACAccctcctgcacagcacccacccGCAGCAAGCCGCCGCCACCGCCCTCCGCATCCTCCAGCACCTCTTCCACaccctcagcagccccagcaccccccagcaCTGGCACAACCACCCACGCCAACAGCTCCTCAACGGCCTCCAGCACCGCATCCAGCgcctccagcactgcctgccgCACAACGCCACGCTCTTCCCGCAACAAGGGCCCCGCAACCCGCTCCTCACCATCAACAAATACTTCCGACACATCCACCACTTCCTGCGCGCCCACAACCACAGCGCCTGCGCCTGGGACCACGTCCGCCTCGAAGCTCGCCTCTGCTTCCAGCACGTGCACAACCTCACCCGCACCGCCCGCACTTAG